One genomic segment of Micromonospora sp. WMMC415 includes these proteins:
- a CDS encoding SDR family NAD(P)-dependent oxidoreductase, which yields MNRHALVTGANRGIGRAVAAELHARGLALTVTARDASAAAGTAAELGPGVRGQQLDVTDPDSVGKATAEVGPVDVLVCNAGVLLDGGTGPLTAPLDLVEETLRVNLLGTWRVLQAFVPGMVERGWGRVVVVSSGTTAEFGGALFPGAPGYSLSKSGLNGLTTLVAGQTAGTGVLVNAVNPGRVRTRMMPHMTTPPEVPARFIADVATLPADGPTGQFLTERRVPH from the coding sequence GTGAACCGCCACGCTCTGGTCACCGGCGCCAACCGGGGCATCGGCCGGGCCGTCGCCGCCGAGCTGCACGCCCGCGGGCTGGCGCTCACGGTGACCGCCCGCGACGCCTCGGCCGCCGCCGGCACGGCGGCCGAGCTGGGTCCCGGCGTACGCGGGCAGCAGCTCGACGTGACCGACCCGGACAGCGTCGGGAAGGCCACCGCCGAGGTCGGACCGGTCGACGTCCTGGTCTGCAACGCCGGCGTGCTGCTCGACGGCGGCACCGGCCCGCTCACCGCCCCGCTCGACCTGGTCGAGGAGACGCTGCGGGTCAACCTGCTGGGCACCTGGCGGGTGCTCCAGGCGTTCGTGCCGGGCATGGTCGAGCGGGGCTGGGGCCGGGTGGTGGTGGTCTCCAGCGGCACCACGGCGGAGTTCGGTGGCGCCCTCTTCCCCGGCGCGCCCGGCTACTCGCTGTCCAAGAGCGGCCTGAACGGCCTCACCACGCTGGTCGCCGGGCAGACCGCCGGCACGGGAGTGCTGGTCAACGCGGTCAACCCCGGGCGGGTCCGGACCCGGATGATGCCGCACATGACGACCCCGCCGGAGGTGCCGGCCCGGTTCATCGCGGACGTGGCCACCCTGCCCGCCGACGGGCCGACCGGACAGTTCCTGACCGAGCGACGCGTCCCGCACTGA
- a CDS encoding TenA family protein: protein MPLHDELREIRDPVLRKVQDHPFWSGIRDGSLPPAALAHFLAQDTGYLLPTYARALARCAAAADADAHTLLLGQSVAGTLDARDRLRANSAALAATTGLPDTLGDPPVDPVTRAHTAFLTAATADSFAGGVGALLPMVWFNAEVSDRLLRDTEADSRYRPWVEAYHPGESYRYAVQAFLDMADDIGMNGTVRQRAELIEQFSISIRYEWAFAESCTASLSDGGDRRLPFEESTREGTR from the coding sequence ATGCCGCTGCACGACGAACTGCGGGAGATCCGCGATCCGGTGCTGCGCAAGGTGCAGGACCACCCCTTCTGGTCGGGGATCCGGGACGGGTCCCTGCCACCGGCGGCGCTGGCCCACTTCCTCGCGCAGGACACCGGGTACCTGCTCCCGACGTACGCCCGGGCGTTGGCCCGCTGCGCGGCGGCGGCCGACGCCGACGCGCACACGCTGCTGCTCGGCCAGTCGGTGGCCGGCACCCTCGACGCGCGCGACCGGCTGCGCGCCAACAGCGCCGCCCTGGCCGCGACCACCGGTCTGCCGGACACCCTCGGCGACCCGCCCGTCGACCCGGTGACCCGGGCGCACACCGCGTTCCTCACCGCCGCGACCGCCGACTCCTTCGCCGGCGGGGTGGGCGCGCTGCTGCCGATGGTGTGGTTCAACGCCGAGGTCTCCGACCGGCTGCTGCGCGACACCGAGGCCGACTCGCGCTACCGGCCGTGGGTGGAGGCCTACCACCCCGGCGAGTCCTACCGGTACGCCGTGCAGGCCTTCCTCGACATGGCCGACGACATCGGCATGAACGGCACGGTCCGACAGCGGGCCGAACTCATCGAGCAGTTCTCCATCAGCATCCGTTACGAATGGGCATTCGCCGAGTCCTGCACCGCGTCCCTTTCCGACGGCGGGGACCGGCGGCTGCCGTTCGAGGAGTCAACGAGAGAGGGCACGAGATGA
- a CDS encoding SDR family NAD(P)-dependent oxidoreductase produces MDLGLTDKRVLVTGATRGIGRATARAFADEGARVAVTYHTSEAAAEQVVKELGGEERALAVPYDLADPASVRAAVRRVEERWGGVDVLVANAQTWVWINPEDLPGYEDLPLEEWLGRFRENVEGHLWTVREVLGGMRRRGWGRVVLLSSVTALHGNPGSEVYGAAKAALHGFVRGLMWTRDGVLANVVAPGGTLTESLDNVDPELVAQAARDTPSGRLSTAEDVARLVVFLGSAANGNVNGEIVRTAGGR; encoded by the coding sequence ATGGATCTCGGCCTGACGGACAAGCGGGTGCTGGTGACCGGGGCGACCCGGGGGATCGGCCGGGCCACCGCCCGGGCCTTCGCCGACGAGGGCGCCCGGGTCGCCGTCACGTACCACACCTCCGAGGCGGCCGCCGAGCAGGTGGTCAAGGAGCTGGGCGGGGAGGAGCGGGCGCTCGCGGTGCCGTACGACCTCGCCGACCCCGCCTCGGTACGGGCGGCGGTGCGCCGGGTGGAGGAGCGCTGGGGCGGGGTCGACGTGCTGGTGGCCAACGCCCAGACCTGGGTGTGGATCAACCCGGAGGACCTGCCGGGGTACGAGGACCTGCCGCTGGAGGAGTGGCTGGGGCGGTTCCGGGAGAACGTGGAGGGCCACCTGTGGACGGTGCGGGAGGTGCTCGGCGGGATGCGCCGGCGCGGGTGGGGCCGGGTGGTCCTGCTCTCCTCGGTCACCGCCCTGCACGGCAACCCGGGCTCGGAGGTCTACGGCGCCGCCAAGGCGGCGCTGCACGGCTTCGTCCGGGGTCTGATGTGGACCCGGGACGGTGTGCTGGCGAACGTGGTCGCCCCGGGCGGGACGCTGACCGAGAGCCTCGACAACGTCGACCCGGAGCTGGTCGCGCAGGCCGCCCGGGACACGCCGAGCGGCCGCCTCAGCACCGCTGAGGACGTGGCCCGGCTGGTGGTCTTCCTCGGCTCGGCGGCCAACGGCAACGTCAACGGCGAGATCGTCCGGACCGCCGGCGGGCGGTGA
- a CDS encoding antibiotic biosynthesis monooxygenase, which yields MSDQVARPTSDEAGPEGAAPAGPHRVRVLVYAAAPSGEPDAVAAAYHRISRDLAGTPGLLRNELLRAADDDRAFVVMSEWTSLDAFRSWEAGATHRDTTAPLRDYQRVPGPRPFGVYEVTATY from the coding sequence ATGTCCGACCAGGTGGCACGGCCGACGTCCGACGAGGCCGGGCCGGAGGGCGCCGCACCGGCCGGTCCGCACCGGGTTCGGGTCCTGGTCTACGCCGCCGCCCCCTCGGGTGAGCCGGACGCGGTGGCGGCCGCGTACCACCGCATCAGCCGCGATCTGGCCGGAACCCCCGGCCTGCTGCGCAACGAGCTGCTCCGCGCCGCCGACGACGACCGCGCGTTCGTCGTGATGAGCGAGTGGACCAGCCTGGACGCCTTCCGCTCCTGGGAGGCCGGGGCGACCCACCGGGACACCACCGCGCCGCTGCGCGACTACCAGCGTGTACCCGGTCCCCGGCCGTTCGGCGTCTACGAGGTCACCGCCACCTACTGA
- a CDS encoding AfsR/SARP family transcriptional regulator, with protein sequence MVFRILGPLSVTHEDRDITPTAPKVRQVLAFLLVRRNQVVQVSEFVDELWGDNPPDSAMTTLQTYIYKLRKDVLDPSGLARLHTQSCGYLLDVNDDEIDVCHFERLAQQGRLERERGDAQRASELLTEALALWRAPALLGVNAGEILSAHMTRLEENKLRVLGMRIEADMQLGRYEELISELKELVRNYPLHERFHANLMTALDRSGRRYEAFEVYRRLRELLIDELGLEPSPAVQRLHRSLLNAEPTENRPAPRPAASAERAPARTAVPAQLPPDVPDFTGREAVVRQITAVLAAGQEHRTAPAAVSICGLTGVGKTTLALHVGHLEKARYPHGQLFADLRGSSRNPTAQLDVLAGFLRALGVPEQQIPPTVEERSSLYRTWTNGRRLLVVLDDAASASQIAPLVPATSESAVVVTSRWGLQVLPGVQVTKLDVMTTGEAVALLRAMVGPSRVDAETEEAERIADRCGHLPLALRCVGARLAAAPTWSLRKMANLIESGPAALDQLRFAEFDVRTNYDETYYRLEPHDRSALRLLSLLPPPHFTAATAANLLGSAADAVETQLGRLVACNLLEARADEGVVRYQLHRLTRLYARERLNHEFIEPRLGTNV encoded by the coding sequence ATGGTGTTCCGCATTCTTGGCCCACTGTCCGTTACTCACGAGGACCGGGATATCACCCCGACCGCACCGAAGGTTCGCCAGGTCTTGGCTTTTCTTCTGGTGCGCCGCAACCAAGTCGTGCAGGTCAGCGAATTCGTTGACGAATTATGGGGGGACAATCCGCCGGACAGCGCGATGACAACCCTCCAGACGTACATCTACAAGCTGCGCAAGGACGTCCTGGACCCGTCCGGGCTGGCGCGGCTGCACACCCAGTCCTGCGGCTACCTGCTGGACGTCAACGACGATGAGATCGATGTGTGTCACTTCGAGCGGCTCGCCCAGCAGGGCCGACTCGAACGGGAACGCGGCGACGCGCAACGCGCCAGCGAACTGCTCACCGAGGCCCTCGCGCTCTGGCGTGCCCCGGCCCTGCTCGGCGTCAACGCCGGCGAGATCCTCTCCGCCCACATGACCCGCCTCGAGGAGAACAAGCTGCGGGTGCTCGGCATGCGCATCGAGGCGGACATGCAGCTCGGCCGCTACGAGGAACTGATCAGCGAACTGAAGGAACTGGTCCGCAACTATCCGCTGCACGAGCGGTTCCACGCCAACCTGATGACCGCACTGGACCGGTCGGGCCGGCGGTACGAGGCGTTCGAGGTCTACCGGCGGCTTCGGGAACTGCTCATCGACGAGCTCGGGCTGGAACCGTCCCCGGCCGTCCAGCGGCTGCACCGGTCCCTGCTCAACGCCGAGCCGACGGAGAACCGGCCGGCGCCCCGCCCGGCGGCGTCCGCCGAGCGGGCACCCGCCCGTACGGCGGTGCCCGCGCAGCTGCCACCGGACGTCCCCGACTTCACCGGCCGGGAGGCGGTGGTACGCCAGATCACCGCCGTCCTCGCCGCCGGGCAGGAACACCGCACCGCGCCGGCCGCCGTGTCGATCTGCGGGTTGACCGGTGTCGGCAAGACGACCCTGGCGCTGCACGTCGGGCACCTGGAGAAGGCCCGGTACCCGCACGGGCAGCTCTTCGCCGACCTGCGGGGCTCGTCCCGCAACCCGACCGCGCAGCTGGACGTCCTCGCCGGGTTCCTGCGGGCCCTGGGCGTGCCGGAGCAGCAGATCCCACCCACCGTGGAGGAGCGGAGCAGCCTCTACCGCACCTGGACCAACGGCCGGCGGCTCCTGGTCGTCCTCGACGACGCGGCCAGCGCCTCCCAGATCGCCCCGCTCGTACCGGCGACGTCGGAAAGCGCGGTCGTGGTGACCAGCCGGTGGGGCCTCCAGGTCCTGCCCGGCGTCCAGGTCACCAAGCTCGACGTGATGACCACCGGCGAGGCCGTGGCCCTGCTGCGGGCCATGGTGGGTCCGTCCCGGGTGGACGCCGAGACGGAGGAGGCCGAGCGGATCGCCGACCGGTGCGGCCACCTGCCGCTGGCGCTGCGCTGCGTCGGCGCCCGACTCGCCGCGGCGCCGACGTGGTCGCTGCGGAAGATGGCCAACCTGATCGAGTCCGGGCCGGCCGCCCTCGACCAGCTGCGGTTCGCCGAGTTCGACGTCCGCACCAACTACGACGAGACCTACTACCGGCTGGAGCCGCACGACCGCAGCGCCCTGCGCCTGCTCAGCCTGCTCCCGCCGCCGCACTTCACCGCGGCCACCGCGGCCAACCTGCTCGGCAGCGCCGCCGACGCCGTGGAGACGCAGCTCGGTCGCCTGGTCGCCTGCAACCTGCTGGAGGCGCGGGCGGACGAGGGCGTGGTCCGCTACCAGCTACACCGGCTGACCCGCCTGTACGCGCGGGAACGCCTCAACCACGAGTTCATCGAGCCACGGCTCGGAACGAACGTCTGA
- a CDS encoding cytochrome P450, with amino-acid sequence MTAQAPIPYPFPWTPPMEVPESLRGLREQALVEVRLPSGDTAVMVTRYADVRSLFADPRLSKNVARPDVARIAADNELFVDPKIDGDPPHHTRMRGLVTRAFTARRIELLRPYAQQVTDELLDAMAAGPKPTDLNEALAFPLPILVICKLLGIPPEDRNRFRSLVDGFLSVTKLPPDEVERCRSELWQYLVELIEYKRANPGEDDLITSLIKVRDEDDNRLSEYELHHWTRSLLIAGYVTTASQIGTGTAVLLHRQDLVKDIRADYSLVPSAVEELLRTQIMGSSIGTLRYALEDIELSDGTILKKGSSVLLSEESANMDETVFTDPFTLDIRRPENHHMTFGAGIHYCVGAALARMELQVATEALLRRFPDIRLAVPAARLPRALGGFMEGFSEVPVTW; translated from the coding sequence ATGACTGCCCAGGCCCCGATTCCCTACCCCTTCCCGTGGACCCCGCCGATGGAGGTCCCGGAGTCGCTGCGCGGCCTGCGGGAGCAGGCCCTCGTCGAGGTCCGCCTGCCCAGCGGCGACACCGCCGTGATGGTGACCCGCTACGCCGACGTCCGCAGCCTCTTCGCCGACCCCCGGCTGAGCAAGAACGTCGCCCGCCCCGACGTGGCCCGCATCGCCGCCGACAACGAGCTGTTCGTCGACCCGAAGATCGACGGCGACCCGCCCCACCACACCCGGATGCGCGGCCTGGTCACCCGGGCGTTCACCGCCCGCCGGATCGAGCTGCTCCGCCCGTACGCCCAGCAGGTCACCGACGAGCTGCTGGACGCGATGGCCGCCGGCCCGAAGCCCACCGACCTGAACGAGGCGCTCGCCTTCCCACTGCCGATCCTGGTGATCTGCAAGCTGCTCGGCATCCCGCCGGAGGACCGCAACCGGTTCCGCTCGCTGGTCGACGGCTTCCTGTCGGTCACCAAGCTGCCGCCGGACGAGGTGGAGCGGTGCCGCAGCGAGCTGTGGCAGTACCTGGTCGAGCTGATCGAGTACAAGCGGGCCAACCCCGGCGAGGACGACCTCATCACCAGCCTGATCAAGGTTCGGGACGAGGACGACAACCGGCTGTCCGAGTACGAGCTGCACCACTGGACCCGGAGCCTGCTCATCGCCGGCTACGTGACCACGGCGAGCCAGATCGGCACCGGCACCGCCGTGCTGCTGCACCGGCAGGACCTGGTCAAGGACATCCGGGCGGACTACTCGCTGGTGCCGTCGGCGGTGGAGGAGCTGCTGCGTACGCAGATCATGGGTTCCTCGATCGGCACGCTGCGGTACGCGCTGGAGGACATCGAGCTGTCCGACGGCACGATCCTCAAGAAGGGCTCCAGCGTGCTGCTCTCCGAGGAGTCGGCCAACATGGACGAGACGGTCTTCACCGACCCGTTCACCCTGGACATCCGCCGCCCGGAGAACCACCACATGACCTTCGGCGCGGGCATCCACTACTGCGTCGGGGCGGCGCTGGCCCGGATGGAGCTCCAGGTCGCCACGGAGGCCCTGCTGCGCCGGTTCCCCGACATCCGGCTGGCCGTACCGGCCGCCCGGCTCCCCCGCGCCCTCGGCGGCTTCATGGAGGGCTTCAGCGAGGTCCCGGTGACCTGGTGA
- a CDS encoding NAD(P)/FAD-dependent oxidoreductase, giving the protein MSQRVLVLGGGIAGTAAAIALARRGHPVTVVERDPPPADPTADPFLHWPRRGVPQFRLPHGFSARARNLLLRHAPDVLARLRASGVEEMNLFKRLIPEDRWVPADDTFTNVWARRAVFELALRLTAEEEPGVEFRCPAVANGLRFDWTSAGPRVAAVRLADGDVLTADVVLDCLGQRSPVSRWLAAEGIRVPTEVQDCETVYYSRYFRFTDTCELPRTSVATLRGEFADGWFIGFPGDHDTYAFSFECHPDNRSARALRHTTIWEAVARGIPALAPWVDPANGTPLEGVQVMAGNRSLRRRYVVDGRPVVLGLLSAGDSLCASNPAYGWGSAMALTYAFAAAGAVAVGAGDPVATALAYDAATAREADAVYRESAAMDRARIYRITGQPVPDEDRAEMARQDLISAALSGGVLHDLELGRAFNRRVNLVGPAEAVLDGTDLIHHAERLTALR; this is encoded by the coding sequence ATGAGCCAGCGCGTCCTCGTTCTCGGTGGCGGTATCGCCGGCACGGCCGCCGCGATCGCGCTCGCCCGGCGCGGACACCCGGTGACCGTGGTGGAGCGCGACCCGCCGCCGGCCGACCCGACCGCGGACCCGTTCCTGCACTGGCCGCGGCGCGGCGTGCCGCAGTTCCGGCTGCCGCACGGCTTCTCCGCCCGGGCCCGTAACCTGCTGCTGCGGCACGCCCCCGACGTCCTGGCCCGGCTGCGGGCGAGCGGCGTCGAGGAGATGAACCTGTTCAAGCGGCTCATCCCGGAGGACCGGTGGGTGCCCGCCGACGACACGTTCACCAACGTGTGGGCGCGGCGGGCCGTCTTCGAGTTGGCGCTGCGGCTCACCGCCGAGGAGGAGCCGGGCGTCGAGTTCCGCTGCCCGGCCGTCGCGAACGGCCTGCGCTTCGACTGGACCAGCGCCGGGCCCCGGGTCGCCGCGGTACGCCTCGCCGACGGCGACGTGCTCACCGCCGACGTCGTGCTGGACTGCCTGGGCCAGCGGTCCCCGGTGTCCCGCTGGCTGGCCGCCGAGGGGATCCGGGTGCCGACCGAGGTGCAGGACTGCGAGACCGTCTACTACAGCCGCTACTTCCGCTTCACCGACACCTGCGAGCTGCCCCGGACCTCGGTGGCCACCCTGCGCGGGGAGTTCGCCGACGGGTGGTTCATCGGCTTCCCCGGCGACCACGACACGTACGCCTTCTCCTTCGAGTGTCACCCCGACAACCGCAGCGCCCGCGCGCTGCGGCACACCACGATCTGGGAGGCGGTGGCCCGGGGGATCCCGGCGCTGGCGCCGTGGGTGGACCCGGCCAACGGCACCCCGCTCGAGGGCGTCCAGGTGATGGCGGGCAACCGTAGCCTGCGCCGGCGGTACGTGGTCGACGGCCGGCCCGTCGTCCTCGGCCTGCTCTCGGCCGGCGACTCGCTCTGCGCGAGCAATCCCGCGTACGGCTGGGGATCGGCGATGGCGCTGACGTACGCGTTCGCCGCCGCCGGGGCGGTGGCCGTGGGCGCCGGCGACCCGGTGGCGACGGCCCTGGCGTACGACGCGGCGACCGCCCGGGAGGCCGACGCGGTCTACCGGGAGTCGGCGGCGATGGACCGCGCCCGCATCTACCGGATCACCGGCCAGCCGGTGCCGGACGAGGACAGGGCGGAGATGGCCCGCCAGGACCTCATCTCGGCGGCCCTCTCCGGCGGTGTGCTGCACGACCTCGAACTGGGCCGCGCGTTCAACCGCCGGGTCAACCTGGTCGGCCCCGCCGAGGCGGTCCTCGACGGCACCGACCTGATCCACCACGCCGAACGCCTCACCGCCTTGAGGTAA
- a CDS encoding SDR family NAD(P)-dependent oxidoreductase — protein sequence MQIDLSGKKAVVTGAGAGIGLAVVRALAAAGADVYGGARTVSPELKEATPHTLTVDLVTEEGPQLLVERALTEFGGIDILVNNVGGGVMLAPGFRDIPDDVWRQTFELNVMTTIRATRAALPSLVERKGTVVNIGSMNGTMADPRLAHYSAAKAAVANIGKALSAEFAAQGVRVNTISPGPVKTRLWTNPHIAEKAGMTPDEFLAMVPKMAGLATGEMIEPEEIAALVVLFASGRIRSVTGVDLPIDAGMAPPSRYQRPN from the coding sequence ATGCAGATCGACCTGTCCGGCAAGAAGGCGGTGGTCACCGGGGCCGGCGCCGGCATCGGGCTCGCCGTGGTGCGGGCGCTCGCCGCCGCGGGCGCCGACGTGTACGGCGGCGCGCGGACCGTCAGCCCCGAGCTGAAGGAGGCCACCCCGCACACCCTCACCGTGGACCTGGTCACCGAGGAGGGGCCGCAGCTGCTGGTGGAGCGGGCACTCACCGAGTTCGGTGGCATCGACATCCTGGTCAACAACGTCGGCGGCGGCGTCATGCTCGCCCCCGGCTTCCGGGACATCCCCGACGACGTGTGGCGGCAGACGTTCGAGCTGAACGTCATGACGACGATCCGGGCGACCCGGGCGGCGCTGCCGAGCCTCGTCGAGCGCAAGGGCACGGTCGTCAACATCGGCTCGATGAACGGCACGATGGCCGACCCGCGGCTGGCGCACTATTCGGCCGCCAAGGCCGCCGTCGCGAACATCGGCAAGGCGCTGTCGGCGGAGTTCGCCGCCCAGGGCGTACGGGTCAACACCATCTCCCCCGGTCCGGTGAAGACGCGGCTGTGGACGAACCCGCACATCGCCGAGAAGGCGGGGATGACGCCGGACGAGTTCCTGGCGATGGTGCCGAAGATGGCCGGCCTGGCCACCGGCGAGATGATCGAGCCGGAGGAGATCGCCGCGCTGGTGGTCCTGTTCGCCTCGGGCCGGATCCGCAGCGTCACCGGGGTGGACCTGCCGATCGACGCCGGCATGGCACCCCCGTCCCGCTACCAGCGCCCCAACTGA
- a CDS encoding FAD-dependent monooxygenase has translation MPSDRAVGREPTDTYDETIPVLVVGGGYAGLASALFLAHHGVASVLVDRHPGISIQGRARGINQRTMELYRPLGVEDLIRRAGRPFDDEAGVVRCETLSGEWTWLLADDTRKPLPELTPAEFVMADQRSVEPILVDAARERGADIRFGTRCVSVDADDDGVTAVIEDVASGDRRTVRSRYLVAADGFRGRTREAVGIDRAGPGVTQHWVTFLVRADLTGIVRQRAMFWIVVNDELGLGSFLTTSVPDQWAMSVSFDPARTPVESFTPDRCRELARSFLGTDRPVAVLDVAAWEEAVGVADRFRSGRVFLVGDTAHVWPPAGAMGANAAVQDAHNLAWKLAGVLGGWAGGGLLDTYEAERRPVALALADITVARQRARFGEDPGTEDVDDVLCTLGQRYRSTATVGAAHDTVYGRELATRAEPGLRAPHLWLDRGGRRISVHDLCHDAFVLLTGSAAVRWDGVGSLVARELSVPLRAYRIGSAAAGADLVDVEGVFAARYDAAGATLLRPDGHVAWCCGDAVVDPAAALREALRTVLGRAG, from the coding sequence ATGCCGAGCGACCGGGCGGTGGGCCGGGAGCCCACCGACACGTACGACGAGACGATCCCCGTCCTGGTGGTCGGGGGTGGCTACGCCGGCCTCGCGTCGGCGCTGTTCCTCGCCCACCACGGGGTGGCCTCGGTGCTGGTGGACCGGCACCCGGGCATCTCGATCCAGGGCCGCGCGCGGGGGATCAACCAGCGGACGATGGAGCTCTACCGGCCGCTCGGCGTCGAGGACCTGATCCGGCGGGCGGGCCGGCCGTTCGACGACGAGGCGGGCGTGGTCCGCTGCGAGACCCTCAGCGGGGAGTGGACCTGGCTGCTGGCCGACGACACGCGCAAGCCGCTGCCCGAGCTGACCCCGGCCGAGTTCGTGATGGCCGACCAGCGCAGCGTCGAGCCGATCCTGGTCGACGCGGCCCGCGAGCGCGGAGCGGACATCCGCTTCGGCACCCGGTGCGTGTCGGTGGACGCCGACGACGACGGCGTGACAGCGGTGATCGAGGACGTCGCGAGCGGCGACCGCCGTACCGTCCGGTCCCGCTACCTGGTGGCCGCGGACGGCTTCCGTGGGCGGACCCGGGAGGCGGTCGGGATCGACCGCGCCGGGCCGGGGGTCACGCAGCACTGGGTGACGTTCCTGGTCCGGGCCGACCTCACCGGGATCGTCCGCCAGCGGGCGATGTTCTGGATCGTGGTGAACGACGAACTCGGGCTGGGGTCGTTCCTGACCACGTCGGTCCCGGACCAGTGGGCGATGAGCGTGAGCTTCGACCCGGCGCGTACCCCGGTGGAGTCGTTCACCCCGGACCGCTGCCGGGAGCTGGCCCGGTCGTTCCTCGGGACCGACCGGCCGGTGGCGGTGCTCGACGTCGCCGCCTGGGAGGAGGCGGTCGGGGTCGCCGACCGGTTCCGGTCCGGGCGGGTGTTCCTCGTGGGCGACACCGCGCACGTATGGCCGCCGGCCGGCGCGATGGGCGCCAACGCGGCCGTCCAGGACGCCCACAACCTGGCCTGGAAGCTCGCCGGTGTGCTCGGCGGGTGGGCCGGTGGGGGCCTGCTCGACACGTACGAGGCGGAGCGCCGACCGGTGGCGCTCGCCCTGGCCGACATCACCGTCGCGCGGCAGCGGGCCCGCTTCGGCGAGGACCCGGGGACCGAGGACGTCGACGACGTGCTCTGCACGCTCGGGCAGCGGTACCGGTCCACGGCGACGGTCGGTGCGGCGCACGACACGGTGTACGGGCGGGAGCTGGCCACGCGTGCCGAGCCGGGCCTGCGGGCGCCGCACCTCTGGCTGGACCGCGGCGGGCGGCGCATCTCGGTGCACGACCTGTGCCACGACGCGTTCGTGCTGCTGACCGGGAGCGCGGCGGTCCGCTGGGACGGGGTGGGGTCGCTGGTGGCCCGGGAGCTGTCGGTGCCGCTGCGGGCGTACCGGATCGGGTCGGCCGCGGCCGGCGCGGACCTCGTCGACGTCGAGGGCGTCTTCGCGGCCCGGTACGACGCGGCCGGGGCGACGCTGCTGCGCCCGGACGGCCACGTGGCCTGGTGCTGCGGGGACGCGGTGGTCGATCCCGCCGCCGCGCTGCGGGAGGCCTTGCGGACGGTGCTCGGCCGGGCCGGGTGA
- a CDS encoding nitroreductase family protein: MDFPDVLRRRQMVRSYTDRPVADDALHRIVGAVRRAPSAGFSQGYRLVVVTDPGLRQKAADIAEARYVELGFPRWIASAPVHIYVATREASYHERYGGEDVRPGWSEIPWPVPFWWFDCGALFMLLQLAAINEGLGTGFVSSVYTDELSALADVVDLPGDVSLTGIITIGHEDRSKRMPVPPNAARRKPLDDVVRWRR; the protein is encoded by the coding sequence ATGGACTTTCCCGACGTGCTGCGCCGCCGCCAGATGGTGCGCAGCTACACCGACCGGCCCGTCGCCGACGACGCCCTTCACCGGATCGTGGGGGCGGTGCGGCGGGCGCCGAGCGCCGGCTTCAGCCAGGGGTACCGCCTGGTCGTCGTCACCGACCCGGGTCTGCGGCAGAAGGCCGCCGACATCGCCGAGGCCCGCTACGTGGAGCTGGGCTTCCCCCGCTGGATCGCGTCGGCCCCGGTGCACATCTACGTCGCCACCCGCGAGGCGTCCTACCACGAGCGGTACGGCGGCGAGGACGTCCGGCCCGGCTGGTCGGAGATCCCCTGGCCGGTGCCGTTCTGGTGGTTCGACTGCGGGGCATTGTTCATGCTGCTTCAGCTCGCCGCCATCAACGAGGGCCTCGGCACTGGGTTCGTCAGCTCCGTCTACACCGACGAGTTGAGCGCGCTCGCCGACGTGGTCGACCTGCCGGGCGACGTGTCCCTGACCGGCATCATCACGATCGGCCACGAGGACCGCAGCAAGCGGATGCCGGTGCCGCCGAACGCGGCGCGCCGCAAGCCGCTCGACGACGTCGTGCGGTGGCGCCGGTGA